A region of Vigna radiata var. radiata cultivar VC1973A chromosome 6, Vradiata_ver6, whole genome shotgun sequence DNA encodes the following proteins:
- the LOC111241781 gene encoding uncharacterized protein LOC111241781, producing the protein MSFSLAXPSAFRXNLLPPLSRCTSCFEFDLRFHRSHGFPHSRCRFTSFKLFRNXRSSRRRGIACSVTEPQNGSDXQEKEAYKXEETLPSEDSSVQSTSPPVDGEQLNEFSDANKDQSDVQVMFGLVNFPYKFD; encoded by the exons ATGAGTTTCTCGCTNGCANCTCCTTCGGCTTTTCGCGNGAATCTCCTCCCTCCTCTGTCCCGCTGCACCTCTTGCTTCGAATTTGATCTCCGTTTTCACCGCTCCCACGGCTTTCCTCATTCGCGTTGTCGGTTTACTTCGTTCAAGTTGTTTCGGAACNNGAG ATCGAGCCGGAGAAGAGGGATTGCTTGTAGTGTTACTGAGCCACAAAACGGCAGCGACNAGCAG GAGAAAGAAGCATATAAAAANGAAGAAACACTACCTTCGGAAGATTCCTCTGTGCAAAGTACCTCTCCTCCTGTAGATGGAGAACAACTAAACGAATTTAGTGATGCAAATAAGGATCAAAGTGACGTGCAGGTAATGTTTGGCTTAGTGAATTTCCCTTATAAGTTTGATTAG
- the LOC106764420 gene encoding uncharacterized protein LOC106764420, producing the protein MASRERKPRKRTTGTTRMDAALDAMRLIGFGIRLTRETVNELLDVYGGSQGWPFIEETSYKLLIETLLSKQEVAVEKVKDGKRGGAVNNVTQSAGISEVGTSRRVYENTVSHTGRNGLDLTTQITDQGDSLPDNLEIDVGDVTLQAAGGGPEQGTNKSKNEQKPADNVQEINDNPSDKALMIQSSKAFNPLPNHRREGYHGWIGSDEDKEYVHFPIPQLSEQIEKMIGQYEAPRSDRSRRQKSRWDVKPECN; encoded by the exons ATGGCGTCAAGGGAACGAAAACCCAGAAAG AGGACGACGGGTACCACGCGCATGGATGCTGCCCTGGACGCAATGCGTCTAATTGGATTTGGGATAAGACTGACTCGAGAAACGGTTAACGAGCTTCTCGAT GTGTACGGTGGATCTCAAGGATGGCCCTTTATTGAAGAGACCTCTTACAAGCTCTTAATTGAGACTTTGCTTAGCAAACAAGAAGTTGCTGTAGAAAAAGTTAAG GATGGTAAAAGAGGGGGTGCTGTTAATAATGTGACACAATCTGCTGGGATTTCTGAGGTTGGTACTTCTAGACGGGTGTATGAAAATACTGTATCGCATACTGGTAGGAATGGTTTGGACTTAACTACTCAGATCACTGATCAAGGAGATTCATTACCTGACAATCTAGAAATTG ATGTTGGGGATGTGACCTTGCAAGCTGCTGGAGGAGGACCTGAACAAGGCACGAACAAGTCAAAAAATGAGCAAAAGCCTGCAGATAATGTCCAAGAAATCAATGATAACCCTTCTGACAAGGCTCTTATGATTCAATCTTCAAAAGCATTTAATCCTCTTCCGAATCACAGGCGTGAAGGTTACCATGGATGGATTGGTAGTGATGAGGATAAGGAATATGTCCACTTTCCAATTCCACAATTATCTGAACAAATTGAAAAGATGATTGGACAATATGAAGCTCCTCGAAGTGACAGAAGTAGAAGACAGAAGAGTAGATGGGATGTAAAACCAGAATGCAATTAA
- the LOC106765013 gene encoding auxin transporter-like protein 1: MLPQKQGEETMMSSLNETVEREEREDEKVGGSHSSLRSILWHGGSVYDAWFSCASNQVAQVLLTLPYSFAQLGMLSGVIFQVFYGIMGSWTAYLISILYIEYRSRKEKENVSFKNHVIQWFEVLEGLLGPYWKAIGLAFNCTFLLFGSVIQLIACASNIYYINDHLDKRTWTYIFGACCATTVFIPSFHNYRIWSFLGLGMTTYTAWYLTIAAIVHGQVENVTHTGPKKLVLYFTGATNILYTFGGHAVTVEIMHAMWKPQKFKYIYLYATLFVFTLTLPSAIAVYWAFGDQLLDHSNAFSLLPRSGWRDTGVILMLIHQFITFGFACTPLYFVWEKVIGMHDTKSICLRALARLPVVIPIWFLAIIFPFFGPINSAVGALLVTFTVYIIPASAHMLTYRSASARQNAAEKLPFFIPSWTLMYVINAFVVVWVLVVGFGFGGWASMANFIKQVDTFGLFAKCYQCPPHKTPASNQTLHH; the protein is encoded by the exons ATGTTACCCCAGAAGCAAGGTGAAGAAACCATGATGTCAAGCCTGAATGAAACTGTTGAGCGTGAAGAGAGAGAGGATGAGAAGGTGGGTGGTTCACATTCCAGTTTGAGAAGCATTCTGTGGCATGGTGGATCTGTTTATGATGCATGGTTTAGCTGTGCTTCAAATCAg GTTGCGCAGGTCCTGCTAACACTGCCATACTCTTTCGCTCAGCTGGGAATGCTTTCTGGCGTCATATTCCAGGTCTTCTATGGAATAATGGGAAGTTGGACTGCTTATTTGATTAGCATTCTGTACATCGAGTACAGgagcagaaaagagaaagagaatgtCAGCTTCAAAAACCATGTCATTCAG TGGTTTGAAGTGCTGGAAGGTTTACTAGGTCCATACTGGAAAGCCATTGGCTTGGCCTTTAACTGCACTTTTCTCCTCTTCGGATCTGTCATACAGCTTATAGCTTGTGCAAG TAACATATACTACATAAATGACCACTTGGATAAGAGGACCTGGACTTACATATTCGGAGCATGCTGTGCCACAACGGTGTTCATACCTTCATTTCACAACTACAGGATTTGGTCTTTCCTTGGTCTTGGCATGACCACGTACACAGCCTGGTACTTAACCATTGCAGCCATTGTTCATGGCCAG GTTGAAAATGTTACTCACACGGGCCCCAAAAAATTGGTTTTGTATTTCACGGGAGCCACCAACATTCTCTACACTTTCGGCGGGCACGCCGTCACAGT GGAAATCATGCATGCAATGTGGAAACCTCAAAAGTTCAAATATATCTATCTTTATGCCACTCTTTTTGTATTCACACTCACCCTACCATCTGCCATTGCCGTTTACTGGGCCTTTGGTGACCAACTCCTGGACCACTCCAATGCCTTCTCTCTTCTCCCTCGCTCTGGTTGGCGTGACACAGGTGTCATCTTAATGCTGATTCACCAG TTTATCACTTTTGGATTTGCTTGTACACCATTGTATTTTGTGTGGGAGAAAGTGATAGGAATGCATGACACAAAGAGTATATGTTTGAGGGCTCTTGCAAGGTTGCCTGTGGTGATACCAATATGGTTTTTGGCCATTATTTTCCCTTTCTTTGGTCCTATAAACTCTGCTGTGGGGGCTCTTTTGGTTACCTTTACCGTCTATATCATCCCTGCTTCTGCTCACATGCTTACTTACAGGTCTGCTTCTGCACGACAG AATGCTGCTGAGAAATTGCCCTTCTTCATCCCAAGCTGGACGTTAATGTATGTGATCAATGCATTTGTGGTGGTGTGGGTTCTAGTGGTGGGATTTGGATTTGGAGGGTGGGCTAGCATGGCAAACTTCATCAAACAGGTTGACACATTTGGACTCTTTGCCAAATGCTACCAGTGCCCCCCGCATAAAACACCAGCTTCCAACCAAACACTGCATCACTGA